In one Fodinicola acaciae genomic region, the following are encoded:
- a CDS encoding ROK family protein produces MLDAAAIRLLWLVASGQARSRIELTRLLDLPQSTISVRIQALIAAGMLTESGQGRSSGGRRPRLLRVNADYGHVWTADLGSRHVRIGVLDIAGRILHVEERPLDIDGDPSAVLAELAGEIRELARQTRAPGEWLGVAVGLPGPVDVADGSVPWGSRMPKWRGFKARAALSDHLDVPVAVDNDANLMALGESRLQPPGDTLVVVKAGTGIGSGLVIEGRLHRGRAGVAGDISHVRVPAGADKPCSCGNHGCLETVASGAALVAGLRAQGMDLADTAAVMAAAEGGEPAVTTAVRRAGLQVGGILSAVVNFANPDAVLLGGVLSGSEAFVAAVRGALYERCLPLATRALRIDRVRAGADAGLVGAGVLALEEAFSRTGQSGKVAR; encoded by the coding sequence ATGTTAGACGCGGCGGCGATCCGGCTGCTCTGGTTGGTCGCGAGCGGACAGGCGCGGTCGCGGATCGAGCTCACCCGGCTGCTCGACCTGCCGCAGTCGACGATTTCGGTGCGGATCCAGGCACTTATCGCGGCCGGCATGCTGACCGAGTCCGGCCAGGGCCGGTCCAGCGGTGGCCGGCGGCCGCGGCTGCTGCGCGTCAACGCCGACTATGGCCACGTGTGGACGGCCGACCTGGGGTCGCGGCACGTACGCATCGGCGTGCTCGACATCGCCGGCCGCATCCTGCACGTGGAGGAGCGGCCGCTGGACATCGACGGTGACCCGAGCGCGGTGCTGGCCGAGCTCGCCGGCGAGATTCGTGAGCTGGCAAGGCAAACGCGCGCACCGGGTGAGTGGCTCGGGGTCGCCGTCGGCCTGCCGGGTCCGGTGGATGTCGCTGACGGTTCGGTGCCATGGGGATCGCGGATGCCGAAATGGCGCGGGTTCAAAGCGCGGGCGGCGCTTTCCGATCATCTCGACGTGCCGGTCGCGGTCGACAACGACGCGAATCTGATGGCGCTGGGGGAGTCGCGGCTGCAGCCGCCTGGCGACACGCTGGTGGTGGTCAAGGCCGGCACTGGAATCGGCTCCGGCCTGGTGATCGAGGGGCGACTGCACCGCGGCCGCGCCGGCGTCGCCGGCGACATCAGCCACGTACGGGTGCCGGCCGGCGCCGACAAACCGTGCAGCTGCGGCAATCACGGCTGCCTGGAGACCGTCGCGAGTGGTGCCGCCCTGGTCGCCGGCCTGCGCGCGCAGGGCATGGACCTGGCCGACACGGCGGCGGTGATGGCGGCCGCGGAAGGGGGCGAGCCGGCGGTGACGACGGCCGTACGCCGCGCCGGCCTGCAGGTCGGCGGCATCCTGTCGGCAGTCGTCAACTTCGCCAATCCGGACGCGGTTCTGCTCGGCGGCGTGCTGTCCGGCTCGGAGGCGTTCGTGGCGGCCGTACGCGGCGCGTTGTACGAAAGGTGCCTGCCGCTGGCCACTCGCGCGTTGCGAATCGACCGCGTACGCGCGGGTGCCGACGCCGGCCTGGTCGGCGCCGGCGTGCTGGCGCTGGAAGAGGCGTTCAGCCGCACCGGTCAAAGTGGGAAGGTCGCGCGTTGA
- a CDS encoding endonuclease/exonuclease/phosphatase family protein, with amino-acid sequence MVRKPRTGLRVRDVALGFFALVVAFVLVAHQAIPDVAGLVTVVESVLPWIGLLIPILLVLGLVGGVRAGLVALLVPAIAWTALFGPAMLPKTPGGAAQLSVVSQNIGASNANPCTAMTALAAQKADLVAVQELTDRASGCDALSNAYQYRYRSSSVRLWSRYPLRPSKPLMLGLDWARAFRTEVITPNGNVVIYAVHLPSARVDATVQRNRGLAELAELIRDESGKHVLVVGDLNTASTDRQMTAFAGLTDSQQAAGSGLGFTWPAGFPITRPDHLLTRGLRPVAAGTLPGNGSDHLAISGSFRFE; translated from the coding sequence ATGGTCCGCAAACCTCGCACCGGCCTGCGCGTACGCGATGTCGCGCTGGGGTTTTTCGCGCTGGTAGTGGCATTCGTGCTGGTCGCTCACCAGGCGATCCCCGATGTCGCCGGCCTGGTCACGGTCGTGGAGAGCGTGCTGCCGTGGATCGGTCTGCTCATACCGATCCTGCTGGTCCTGGGACTTGTCGGCGGCGTACGCGCCGGCCTGGTCGCATTGTTGGTGCCGGCCATCGCCTGGACCGCGCTCTTCGGCCCGGCGATGCTGCCGAAAACTCCTGGCGGTGCCGCGCAGTTGTCGGTCGTCAGCCAGAACATCGGCGCCAGCAACGCGAATCCGTGCACCGCCATGACGGCTTTGGCCGCGCAGAAGGCGGATCTGGTCGCCGTGCAGGAGCTGACCGACCGCGCCTCAGGTTGCGACGCGCTGTCCAACGCGTACCAGTATCGCTATCGCTCCAGCAGCGTGCGGCTGTGGAGCCGATATCCGTTGCGCCCGAGCAAACCGCTGATGCTCGGCCTGGACTGGGCTCGCGCGTTTCGTACCGAGGTCATCACACCAAACGGCAACGTCGTCATCTACGCCGTACACCTGCCGTCGGCGCGAGTCGACGCCACCGTGCAGCGCAACCGCGGCCTGGCCGAGCTCGCCGAACTCATCCGCGACGAGAGCGGAAAACACGTGCTCGTCGTCGGTGACCTGAACACCGCGAGCACCGACCGTCAAATGACCGCTTTCGCCGGCCTGACCGACAGCCAGCAGGCTGCCGGCAGCGGCCTCGGCTTCACCTGGCCGGCCGGTTTTCCCATCACCAGGCCGGATCACCTGCTGACCCGCGGCCTGCGGCCGGTGGCCGCCGGCACGCTGCCCGGCAACGGCAGCGACCACCTCGCGATCAGCGGGTCGTTCCGGTTCGAGTGA
- a CDS encoding M81 family metallopeptidase, with the protein MRIGIAGIAIESSTFSPHRTTIADFRVTRGADLLARYGFLGGDLVDGVEWLPLLHAVSLPGGPVTAQTYAELSDEIFLRLREAGPLDGLFVDIHGAMSVLGRTDAEADLIDGIRAIVGPEVLVSASMDLHGNVSRRLAAAVDLITCYRKAPHTDAWDTRERAMRNLVARLRSGGRPGKAWIQVPVLLPGEKTSTRIEPAASIYAKVDEVEATDGVLDAAIWVGYAWADEPRCQAAVVVTGDDRAVIAAKAEELARAYWDARRDFAFVAPTGTLQECVRQAIDSTARPFFISDSGDNPTAGGAGDTSWTLDVLLRTPDIVASDLTTLYAAIVDPVAVSAAVAAGVDAEVSVDLGGHVDSGPCAPVLVQARVAAIDLGDPVAGAAVVLVVGGLHIIVTSRRKPYHLEEDFVALGLQPRKADLVIVKIGYLEPELYDLAAGWLLALTPGGVDQDLLRLGHHRIVRPMFPFDPEMADPVLRPELLA; encoded by the coding sequence TTGAGGATCGGCATCGCTGGCATCGCGATCGAGTCGAGCACGTTTTCGCCGCACCGCACGACGATCGCCGACTTCCGGGTCACCCGTGGCGCCGATCTGCTTGCCAGATATGGCTTTCTCGGTGGTGACCTGGTCGACGGCGTGGAGTGGCTGCCGCTGCTGCATGCGGTGTCGCTGCCGGGGGGACCGGTGACGGCGCAGACGTACGCGGAGCTGTCCGACGAGATTTTCCTGCGACTGCGCGAAGCCGGCCCGCTCGACGGCCTGTTCGTCGACATCCACGGCGCGATGAGCGTGCTCGGCCGGACCGATGCCGAGGCGGACCTGATCGATGGCATCCGTGCGATCGTCGGCCCTGAGGTGCTGGTGTCGGCGTCGATGGACCTGCACGGCAACGTGTCGCGGCGGCTGGCCGCCGCGGTCGACCTGATCACCTGCTATCGCAAGGCGCCGCACACCGACGCCTGGGACACGCGTGAGCGCGCGATGCGCAACCTGGTCGCTCGGCTGCGATCCGGTGGCCGTCCCGGCAAAGCGTGGATCCAGGTGCCGGTTTTGTTGCCTGGTGAGAAAACGAGTACGCGGATCGAGCCGGCCGCCAGCATCTACGCCAAAGTCGACGAGGTCGAGGCCACCGACGGCGTGCTCGACGCGGCCATCTGGGTCGGCTACGCGTGGGCCGACGAGCCGCGCTGCCAAGCCGCGGTCGTGGTGACTGGCGACGATCGCGCGGTGATCGCGGCAAAGGCGGAGGAGCTGGCCCGAGCGTACTGGGATGCGCGCCGCGATTTCGCTTTCGTGGCACCGACCGGCACGTTGCAGGAGTGCGTACGGCAGGCGATCGACAGCACGGCCAGGCCGTTTTTCATCAGCGATTCCGGCGACAATCCGACCGCCGGAGGCGCTGGCGACACGTCCTGGACGCTGGACGTTTTGCTGCGTACGCCGGACATCGTGGCCTCTGACCTGACGACGCTTTATGCGGCGATCGTCGATCCGGTCGCGGTTTCCGCCGCGGTCGCCGCCGGTGTCGACGCGGAAGTTTCCGTTGATCTCGGCGGACATGTCGACTCGGGACCGTGCGCTCCGGTGCTGGTCCAGGCACGCGTCGCCGCGATCGATCTCGGCGATCCGGTGGCCGGGGCGGCGGTCGTCCTGGTCGTCGGTGGACTGCACATCATCGTGACCTCGCGCCGCAAGCCGTACCATCTGGAGGAGGACTTCGTCGCCCTCGGCCTGCAGCCGCGCAAGGCCGACCTGGTGATCGTGAAGATCGGCTATCTGGAGCCCGAGCTCTACGACCTGGCCGCCGGCTGGCTGCTCGCCCTGACTCCCGGTGGGGTCGACCAGGATCTGCTGCGCCTCGGCCATCACCGGATCGTCCGGCCGATGTTTCCGTTCGACCCGGAGATGGCCGATCCGGTGCTCAGGCCAGAATTGTTGGCGTGA
- a CDS encoding peptide ABC transporter substrate-binding protein gives MRTIPRGWVAALLAICLALTACAGTRRQHGGGSGQPIPGGTVSFALPPSAQPNWILPLALPGYTASYNGAIQSMLFVPLYAYDGTSGSVTMDPLASAALPPKYSADSRTVTITLRPLTWSNGQRLSTRDVEFWLNLVRANKSEWAAYTEGLMPDDIVGFHAVDDRTFTLTLDKTYNPDWFTANQLTLITPLPHSAWSRTGPGTPIGDADRTAAGAKQIFTYLASRAKNLGGYATDPLWKVVDGPFALSRFSSSGAVTVARNPRYSGPDRAHLDSVSFVTFTSASAEYNVLRSGGLDYGYVPTSNLGQRTVLEKQGYRISPWNGWSITYIPYNFNNPAMGKVFSQLYVRQAIQHAVNQPAITSVIWRGTAKPDYGPVPQDNDRKYLSDRQRTNPYPYDLNRSRQLLAAHGWKAGSDGILVCRSATSCGAGVAAGTRFAMTLLTESGSDETDNTMQELKSSFSKVGIEMTINGQPLNTVLGKGTSCKPADASCAWQLSYFGTQGSWYFPANPSGEQLFATNASVNFGSYSDKRTDDLINASNRSDSGTAMVDYSAHLAEQLPVIWMPNPPYQVSAIDSALHGVVQDPLAGLQPQRWFWTR, from the coding sequence ATGAGGACCATTCCACGCGGCTGGGTCGCGGCTTTGCTGGCGATCTGTCTGGCACTGACCGCCTGTGCCGGCACGCGGCGTCAACACGGTGGCGGCAGCGGCCAGCCGATCCCTGGCGGCACGGTGTCCTTCGCGCTGCCGCCGTCGGCGCAGCCAAACTGGATCCTGCCGCTCGCGTTACCGGGTTACACCGCGAGCTACAACGGAGCCATCCAGTCCATGCTGTTCGTGCCGCTGTACGCCTATGACGGCACCTCCGGCTCGGTCACCATGGATCCGCTGGCAAGTGCCGCGCTGCCACCGAAATACTCCGCCGACAGCCGCACGGTGACGATCACGCTGCGCCCGCTGACCTGGTCCAACGGACAGCGACTCAGCACGCGGGATGTGGAGTTCTGGCTGAACCTGGTGCGTGCCAACAAGAGCGAGTGGGCAGCATACACCGAAGGCCTGATGCCGGACGACATCGTCGGCTTTCACGCCGTCGACGACCGCACTTTCACGCTGACGCTGGACAAGACGTACAACCCCGACTGGTTCACGGCCAACCAGCTGACGCTGATCACGCCGCTTCCGCACTCCGCCTGGAGCCGCACCGGTCCCGGCACGCCAATCGGCGACGCCGACCGTACGGCTGCCGGCGCCAAGCAGATCTTCACGTATCTGGCCAGCCGCGCGAAAAACCTCGGCGGCTATGCGACCGATCCACTGTGGAAGGTCGTCGACGGTCCGTTCGCACTGTCGCGCTTCTCCTCCTCCGGCGCGGTGACCGTGGCCCGCAACCCCCGATATTCGGGGCCGGACAGGGCACATCTGGACAGCGTGTCGTTCGTGACGTTCACCAGCGCGTCGGCCGAATACAACGTGTTGCGCTCCGGCGGACTCGACTACGGCTATGTCCCCACCTCCAACCTCGGTCAGCGCACGGTGCTGGAGAAGCAGGGCTATCGGATCAGCCCGTGGAACGGCTGGTCGATCACCTACATTCCGTACAACTTCAACAATCCGGCGATGGGAAAGGTCTTCTCGCAGCTGTACGTGCGGCAGGCGATCCAGCACGCGGTCAACCAGCCGGCCATCACCTCGGTGATCTGGCGCGGCACGGCCAAACCGGATTACGGACCGGTGCCGCAGGACAATGACAGGAAATATCTGTCCGACCGGCAGAGGACCAATCCCTATCCGTACGATCTCAACCGTTCACGGCAACTGCTGGCCGCTCACGGCTGGAAAGCCGGAAGCGACGGCATCCTGGTCTGCCGGTCGGCGACCAGCTGCGGTGCCGGAGTCGCGGCGGGGACACGGTTTGCCATGACGTTGCTGACCGAGTCAGGATCGGACGAGACCGACAACACCATGCAGGAGTTGAAATCCTCCTTCTCCAAGGTCGGCATCGAGATGACGATCAACGGCCAGCCACTCAACACCGTGCTGGGCAAAGGCACCTCCTGCAAGCCGGCGGACGCCTCCTGCGCCTGGCAGCTGTCGTATTTCGGCACGCAGGGCAGCTGGTATTTTCCGGCCAACCCCTCCGGCGAGCAGCTCTTCGCCACCAACGCGAGCGTGAACTTCGGCTCGTACTCGGACAAACGCACGGACGATCTGATCAATGCCTCCAACCGTAGCGATTCCGGGACCGCGATGGTGGACTACAGCGCTCACCTGGCCGAGCAGCTGCCGGTGATCTGGATGCCCAACCCGCCATACCAGGTCTCCGCGATCGACTCCGCACTGCACGGCGTGGTCCAGGATCCGCTGGCCGGCCTGCAGCCACAGCGCTGGTTCTGGACGAGGTGA
- a CDS encoding chitosanase — MPARPVKLVTAVAIPVLLAGSMLAAPPALAATRSATGVVQPAASGGDLSSPAKKEIAMELVSSAENSTLDWKSQYGYIEDIGDGRGYTAGIIGFCSGTGDMLELVERYTNAVPDNPLAKYLPALRKVNGSDSHSGLGTPFVNDWKKAAKLQSFKDAQNGERDRVYFNPAVNQAKADGLGALGQFAYYDAIVMHGPGSSHDSFGGIRSAAMKKAKTPAQGGDEKAYIKAFLNVRKSVMKEEEAHADTSRVDTEQLKFLNENNLDLHTPLDWKVYGDPYHIG; from the coding sequence ATGCCCGCACGTCCCGTCAAGCTCGTGACAGCGGTCGCGATCCCGGTCCTGCTGGCCGGCAGCATGCTGGCCGCGCCACCGGCACTGGCCGCCACCCGGTCGGCGACCGGTGTCGTCCAACCGGCCGCCTCCGGCGGCGACCTGTCCAGCCCGGCGAAAAAGGAGATCGCCATGGAGCTGGTCTCCAGCGCGGAGAACTCCACGCTGGACTGGAAGTCGCAGTACGGCTACATCGAGGACATCGGCGACGGCCGCGGTTACACCGCCGGCATCATCGGTTTCTGCTCCGGCACCGGTGACATGCTGGAGCTGGTCGAGCGCTACACCAACGCCGTACCGGACAACCCGCTCGCCAAATACCTCCCGGCGCTGCGCAAGGTGAACGGCAGCGACTCGCACTCCGGCCTGGGCACGCCGTTTGTCAACGACTGGAAGAAGGCGGCCAAGCTGCAGTCGTTCAAGGACGCGCAGAACGGTGAGCGCGACCGCGTCTACTTCAACCCTGCGGTCAACCAGGCCAAAGCCGACGGCCTCGGCGCGCTCGGCCAGTTTGCCTACTACGACGCGATCGTCATGCACGGTCCCGGCAGCTCGCACGACAGCTTCGGCGGCATCCGTTCGGCGGCCATGAAGAAAGCCAAGACCCCGGCTCAAGGCGGCGACGAGAAGGCCTACATCAAGGCGTTCCTGAACGTACGCAAGAGCGTCATGAAAGAGGAGGAGGCGCACGCCGACACCTCTCGGGTGGACACCGAGCAGCTGAAGTTCCTCAACGAGAACAACCTGGACCTGCACACGCCGCTGGACTGGAAGGTCTACGGCGACCCGTATCACATCGGTTAG
- a CDS encoding GNAT family N-acetyltransferase, which translates to MQVFLETERLVLRRLTADDIDNLVEVDSDPDVELGYRLRKSAWGKGLWHRGIARVDPLVVSETGCRNRRAISETHH; encoded by the coding sequence ATGCAGGTTTTCCTGGAGACCGAGCGGCTTGTCCTGCGCCGGCTCACCGCCGACGACATCGACAACCTCGTCGAAGTTGACAGCGATCCGGACGTCGAACTGGGCTATCGGCTGCGTAAGTCCGCGTGGGGCAAGGGGCTATGGCACCGAGGGATCGCGCGCGTTGATCCGCTAGTGGTTTCTGAAACGGGATGCCGGAACCGGCGTGCCATTTCGGAAACACACCACTAG
- a CDS encoding acyl-CoA dehydrogenase family protein, whose protein sequence is MATLSDEERAIVAVVAEFVDREVRPVARDLEHANEYPEELIAKMKQLGIFGLAIPEPYGDVAVSTPCYVRVTEELARGWMSLAGAMGGHTVVAKLIMTFGTDAQKQQWLPRMATGEVRATMALTEPGGGSDLQALTTTAARDGDEYVVNGTKTWITNARRSGLIALLAKTDPRARPAHRGISILLVEHGDGLTVSRDLPKLGYKGVESCELSFADYRTPVSALLGKVEGQGFAQMMKGLEIGRIQVASRALGVGRAAFEDALRYAQERESFGKPIWRHQSIGNYLADMAASLTAARQLVLHAAERYDSGDRSDLEAGMAKLFASETAMTIALNAVRVHGGYGYSTEFDVERYFRDAPLMIVGEGTNEIQRNVIAAQLVARGGLPD, encoded by the coding sequence ATGGCCACGCTCAGCGACGAGGAACGCGCGATCGTCGCCGTCGTGGCCGAGTTCGTCGACCGCGAGGTGCGGCCGGTCGCGCGCGACCTGGAACACGCCAACGAATATCCGGAAGAACTCATCGCCAAGATGAAGCAGCTGGGGATCTTCGGACTGGCGATCCCCGAGCCATACGGCGACGTCGCCGTCTCGACGCCGTGCTATGTGCGGGTCACCGAGGAACTGGCGCGCGGCTGGATGAGCCTGGCCGGAGCGATGGGTGGCCACACCGTCGTCGCCAAGCTGATCATGACTTTCGGCACCGACGCACAGAAACAACAGTGGCTGCCGCGGATGGCGACCGGCGAGGTACGCGCGACGATGGCGCTCACCGAGCCAGGTGGCGGCTCCGACCTGCAGGCGCTGACCACCACCGCGGCTCGCGACGGCGACGAATACGTGGTCAACGGCACCAAAACCTGGATCACCAACGCCCGCCGCTCCGGCCTGATCGCGTTGCTGGCGAAGACCGATCCACGCGCACGTCCGGCGCATCGCGGCATCAGCATCCTGCTGGTCGAGCACGGCGACGGCCTCACCGTGTCACGGGACCTGCCAAAGCTTGGTTACAAGGGCGTGGAGAGCTGCGAGCTTTCCTTTGCCGACTACCGCACACCGGTCTCCGCTCTGCTCGGCAAGGTCGAGGGGCAGGGGTTCGCGCAGATGATGAAAGGCCTGGAGATCGGCCGGATCCAGGTCGCCTCGCGCGCGCTCGGAGTGGGTCGCGCCGCCTTCGAGGACGCGCTGCGATACGCGCAGGAGCGGGAAAGTTTCGGCAAGCCGATCTGGCGGCACCAGTCGATCGGCAACTACCTCGCCGACATGGCGGCCAGCCTCACCGCCGCGCGACAGCTGGTGCTGCACGCGGCCGAGCGTTACGACAGCGGTGACCGCAGCGATCTGGAGGCCGGCATGGCCAAGCTTTTCGCCTCCGAGACCGCGATGACGATCGCCCTCAACGCCGTGCGCGTCCACGGCGGCTACGGCTATTCGACCGAGTTCGACGTGGAGCGCTATTTCCGTGACGCCCCGCTGATGATCGTCGGCGAGGGGACCAACGAGATCCAGCGCAACGTCATCGCGGCACAGCTGGTCGCCAGAGGCGGGCTGCCGGATTGA
- a CDS encoding winged helix-turn-helix transcriptional regulator encodes MPTDHPACSIERTLEVVGERWTFLILRELFGGTHRFADLRAKLGIAPNLLSTRLKTLTAAGLVEQHSYQEPGSRTRESYHLTATGRQLRLVLAALQQWGDENRPRPSGPTCVRRSRRTNRPVRVALLDSAGREVALDDLDFVRTDQASISTVSWGRRVR; translated from the coding sequence GTGCCGACCGACCACCCCGCCTGCTCGATCGAGCGAACGCTGGAGGTCGTCGGCGAACGCTGGACGTTTCTGATCCTCCGCGAACTGTTCGGCGGCACACACCGGTTCGCCGACCTGCGCGCGAAGCTCGGCATCGCGCCAAACTTGCTGAGCACCCGGCTGAAGACGCTCACCGCCGCCGGGCTGGTCGAGCAGCACAGCTATCAGGAGCCCGGCAGCCGCACCAGGGAGAGCTATCACCTGACCGCGACCGGCCGGCAACTACGGCTGGTGCTGGCCGCACTTCAGCAGTGGGGTGACGAAAACCGGCCGCGGCCGTCCGGTCCGACGTGCGTACGGCGGTCACGCCGCACCAACCGGCCGGTCCGCGTCGCACTGCTGGACAGCGCCGGCCGCGAGGTGGCACTGGATGACCTGGACTTTGTCCGGACCGATCAGGCCTCGATCTCGACCGTCAGCTGGGGACGACGAGTGCGCTGA
- a CDS encoding copper homeostasis protein CutC, translating into MTNLELSVDTVAGAVAAYNMGADRIELCAAGTLGGLTPGAGLITYLGLKLPEPILHVLVRPREGDFVYSTGEILAMAADISAATQFGGVGAVFGVLTPDLKVAADAMADLIEAAKGATITFSRAIDLCPDPLAAVETLAELGVHRILTSGGAVRVENGIPTLRKMVRVADGRLDIMACGGIRANNVRAVIEATGVRDVHAAPRRPARRPSPSVVDFGAAPEFDAAAAEALVEAIRASRL; encoded by the coding sequence GTGACAAACCTGGAGTTGAGTGTCGACACGGTGGCCGGAGCCGTGGCGGCCTACAACATGGGAGCTGACCGCATCGAGCTCTGCGCTGCCGGCACGCTCGGCGGGCTGACACCGGGCGCCGGCCTGATCACCTATCTCGGGTTGAAGCTGCCCGAGCCCATCCTGCATGTGCTCGTGCGGCCCAGGGAAGGCGATTTCGTCTATTCGACCGGGGAGATCCTGGCCATGGCGGCGGACATCAGCGCCGCCACCCAGTTTGGTGGGGTCGGGGCCGTGTTCGGTGTGCTGACGCCAGACCTGAAGGTGGCGGCCGACGCGATGGCGGATCTGATCGAGGCGGCCAAAGGGGCCACGATCACCTTCAGCCGCGCCATCGACCTGTGCCCGGATCCGCTGGCCGCGGTGGAAACCCTGGCCGAGTTGGGCGTGCACCGGATCCTTACCTCCGGCGGGGCCGTACGCGTGGAGAACGGCATCCCGACTCTCAGGAAAATGGTGCGGGTGGCCGATGGCAGGCTGGACATCATGGCCTGCGGCGGCATCCGTGCGAACAACGTCCGCGCTGTCATCGAGGCGACCGGCGTACGCGACGTGCACGCGGCGCCACGCCGGCCGGCGCGTCGGCCCAGTCCATCCGTTGTGGACTTCGGCGCGGCACCGGAGTTCGACGCGGCCGCCGCCGAGGCGTTGGTGGAGGCTATCCGGGCCAGTCGGCTTTGA
- a CDS encoding ABC transporter permease, which yields MTRYLARRLVLAIVVVLLVTVVTFILLHLLPGGPARGVLGVKATAEQIAAFNEANGFNKPLPLQYWDYLLRLLHGDLGSSYTMNEDVTTLLAERLPKTLLLTVTSTLLATVIALPLGSWQATRRGKAVDHAATGVSFVLYATPVFFLSLLLIIVFAQLLPVFPAQAAQGEDIGTLLSQPASLVLPIVAGTGVTLAVLGRYMRSSTVDNLAEDYVRSARARGTSERAILWRHVWPNSLTSVVAMLGYYVPVIFSGSLVVESMFNYPGIGLLFWTAARNADFPVLLGVVLVIAIATVTGALLADVAQLLIDPRVRMPARAAA from the coding sequence ATGACGCGATACCTCGCCAGGCGGCTCGTTCTCGCCATCGTCGTCGTCCTGCTGGTCACCGTGGTGACCTTCATCCTGCTGCACTTGCTGCCAGGTGGACCGGCTCGCGGCGTACTCGGCGTCAAGGCCACCGCCGAGCAGATCGCCGCCTTCAACGAGGCGAACGGATTCAACAAGCCTCTTCCGCTTCAATACTGGGACTATCTGCTGCGGCTGTTACATGGCGACCTGGGTTCGTCGTACACGATGAACGAGGACGTCACCACGCTTCTGGCCGAGCGGCTGCCGAAAACCTTGCTGCTGACCGTCACGTCGACGCTGCTCGCGACGGTGATCGCACTGCCGCTCGGCAGCTGGCAGGCCACACGGCGTGGCAAGGCGGTCGACCACGCCGCCACCGGCGTGAGCTTCGTTCTCTACGCGACACCGGTGTTTTTCCTTTCTCTGCTGCTGATCATCGTCTTCGCCCAACTGCTGCCGGTCTTTCCGGCGCAGGCCGCGCAGGGCGAGGACATCGGCACACTGCTCTCGCAACCGGCCTCGCTGGTGCTGCCGATCGTCGCCGGCACCGGTGTGACTTTGGCCGTACTCGGCCGATACATGCGATCGTCCACAGTGGACAACCTGGCGGAGGACTACGTACGCAGCGCTCGCGCGCGAGGGACGTCCGAGCGGGCCATTCTGTGGCGACATGTCTGGCCGAACTCGCTGACCAGCGTGGTCGCGATGCTCGGCTATTACGTGCCGGTCATTTTCAGCGGATCACTGGTGGTGGAGTCGATGTTCAACTATCCCGGCATCGGTCTGCTGTTCTGGACGGCGGCTCGTAATGCCGACTTCCCGGTCCTGCTTGGCGTGGTGCTGGTGATCGCGATCGCCACGGTCACCGGGGCGTTGCTGGCGGATGTGGCGCAGTTGCTGATAGATCCGCGCGTACGCATGCCGGCGAGGGCGGCCGCATGA
- a CDS encoding ABC transporter permease — translation MTTVTPPVPLTPELPATAVLARLRTRRGAVVGLAILLLVVLFCFLGPLIHHTDQVHTDLLSARLSPRPSHWLGTDDLGYDVLGRLMVAGRTSLIIGVLAGLLGTAIGAVWGAIAGYFGGWADTVLMRIVDTGVAIPALFLLLVAATLVTPAVGVLAVLIGCVTWLVPARLMRAETVSLRERDYIKAIEAMGAGPPRIVFGHLIPNAVGTILVNATFQIADAILLVTYVSFLGLGAPPPTTDWGGMLSKGITYTYDGAWWLILPPGIAIVLVVCAVNFVGDGLRDAFAGKGRR, via the coding sequence ATGACGACCGTGACGCCTCCTGTCCCGTTGACGCCGGAGCTGCCGGCAACGGCGGTGCTCGCCCGCCTCCGTACGCGCCGCGGCGCGGTCGTCGGACTGGCGATCCTGCTTCTGGTCGTGCTCTTCTGTTTTCTCGGACCGCTGATCCATCACACCGACCAGGTCCACACGGACCTGCTGTCGGCACGCCTCTCGCCGCGGCCGAGTCACTGGCTCGGCACCGACGATCTCGGCTATGACGTGCTGGGACGGCTGATGGTCGCCGGCCGCACGTCGCTGATCATCGGCGTGCTGGCCGGCCTGCTCGGCACCGCGATCGGTGCCGTCTGGGGCGCGATCGCCGGCTATTTCGGCGGATGGGCCGACACCGTTCTGATGCGGATCGTCGACACCGGCGTAGCGATCCCAGCGCTGTTTCTGCTGCTCGTCGCGGCCACTCTGGTCACGCCGGCGGTCGGCGTCCTTGCCGTACTCATCGGATGCGTCACCTGGCTGGTGCCGGCGCGGCTGATGCGCGCGGAGACGGTGAGCCTGCGAGAGCGCGACTACATCAAGGCCATCGAGGCGATGGGGGCCGGGCCGCCGCGGATCGTGTTTGGGCACCTCATCCCCAACGCCGTCGGCACGATCCTGGTCAATGCGACGTTCCAGATCGCCGACGCGATCCTTTTGGTGACATACGTGAGTTTTCTCGGCCTTGGCGCGCCTCCGCCGACGACCGACTGGGGTGGCATGCTCAGCAAGGGAATCACCTACACCTACGACGGCGCGTGGTGGCTGATCCTGCCGCCAGGCATCGCGATCGTGCTGGTGGTGTGCGCGGTCAACTTCGTCGGAGACGGCCTGCGCGACGCGTTCGCCGGCAAGGGCAGGCGATGA